The Gracilibacillus caseinilyticus genome segment AATTGTCTGTTGTCACAGACTCCTCTGTTTCCGGCATCATCATTTTTGCCATAATTAATCCTGCCGGTGCTGCCATAAAACTAGCTGCAAGTAAATATTCCAGCGGTACTCCTAATAATGAATAGCCAACAAGTACGGATCCTGCAACAGATGCAAGACCTCCTGTCATGACAGCAAATAATTCCGATTGTGTCATTTTGTTTAAAAACGGTCTTACTACTAATGGTGCTTCAGTCTGACCGACAAAAATATTAGCGGCAGCTGACATTGATTCTGACTTACTCGTCCACAGCAATTTCGATAGACCACCACCAAGGATTTTAATAATCCATTGCATAATCCCCAGATAATAAAGGACAGAAATAAGTGATGAAAAGAAAATAATAATTGGCAAGACATGCAAAGCAAAGATCGAACCAAATTCGTCACTATTTGCTAAAGAACCAAACAGAAAACTGATTCCTTCATTGGCATAGTTTATAATATCTTGAACACGCAATGTAAACCACTTTAATGCTGTTTGTCCTGTTTCCCATTTTAATACGACAAATGCAAAGAAAATTTGGATCACTAAGCCCCCAAGAATCGTGCGGATATTAATCGCTTTCCTTTTTGATGATAATAGAAACGCTATCCCCAAGATGACTACAATACCTGCAATTCCCCACAAAAAATGCATGTGGCGTTCCCCTTCCTGTTATTTAATGATTGGACGTCCTACAACTATTCGCTAAAATGAAAACCCTTTCTAACAGGGTTCGAAATTATTATAAAGGTTAGACGTCCTACAAGTCAATCGCTTTTTTATATCCAATAATTGCATTTGACATCTGCAATGATCCGATATAATCCAGTGAATCAGTAACTTGACTCTCTATATGGCTAGTATCTTTATGATTTCGAACTAAATCTTTTTGTTCAGTTTCTACTTTTGTCTTCTTTCATTACTTATGGAGATAAATCTTACTTTTTTAACCATGATTTTGTATCCTTTCTGCTGTTTGAAGACAAATCTATTTGCTTATCCCTCTACTTTTGTATCCATTTACCACTTTTCAATTCAAATCTTCACTCTTTTCTCCTATTTTTGTATCCTTTGCTAACAGCCTTAAAATAGAAAAACCATCCCACGGTGGAATGGTTTAAAATAAACGCTTACGAAATACACTAAAACTAACCTGATCAGATCGAAAGAAATTAAGCGAATATAATATCGGATTATCGTTCAAATCATAATGTATCTGCTTTAAAATTAACAAAGGCTGGTTTTCTTCGCTATGTAGTATGCTGGATATCTCTTCATGGTAACCAATCGTTTTTATTTCTGCTTTGGCATAGCTTATGGTAATATCCTTTTTTTCCTGAAGAGATTGAAGCATGGATTGCTCGTCCAATTGATAATCTTCCCCTACTAGTGACAATGGAATTTTATCAATACAGTACACTAGTGGTTCGCTGTCTGCTGTTCTCACTCGTTTTACTAAGTATACTTGATCGTCCTCTTCCAGTTGCAATTCCAGCTTGTCTTCACTGAGCGCCTCTGTTGCACCATGAAATAACAATTCCGTTCCAGGTTCTTTTCCTTCTCTTTTAATAAAATCAGTGATGCTGAAAAGCTCTTCAATTCCGCCTGAAAATGCAGGCTTTTGGTTGATAAACGTACCAATCCCGTGTCGTCTTATAATAATATTTTCTTCTTCTAAAATACGAAGCGCTTCCCTTAATGTATTACGTGATACGTTTAGTTGCTTAGCCAGCTCCATTTCTGATGGCAACCGCTCACCGGCTTCGAGTTCCCCTTCATTTATTTTGGTTTTTATCTGCTCAATTACATGTATGTATCGAGGCGTCTGATAATCAAATGCCATCCAAATCCCCCCTGTTTGTTTATACGAACAACTTATGCCATATTTATATGATAGCATAAATGCAGAAAAATTCTGATACTTTACTTAAAATAAGTGATCAGAACTTGGAAGTCAAATCGTCATAAAGCTTGACAGGTCAGTGTTTTTGTGATAATTATAGTGTGTTAGCACTCTTGTGTCATGAGTGCTAACTTACATACTTAAGATGATAAAGGGAGGAAAAAGAAACATGGAGAAAAAACAATTCCAAGCCGAATCCAAGCGCTTGCTTGAAATGATGGTACATTCTATCTATTCACAAAAAGAAATCTTTTTACGTGAGTTAATTTCAAATGCCAGCGATGCGATTGATAAAATTTATTACAAAGCTTTAACAGATGATAGTATTTCTTTTAATCAGGATGACTATTACATTCGTGTCGAAGCAGATAAAGATAACCGCACCCTTACTGTAACAGATACCGGTATCGGGATGACGAAAGAAGAAATTGAGGACAATCTTGGTACAATCGCTAAAAGTGGTTCTCTAGCATTCAAAAAGGAAATCGAAATGAAGGACGGCCAGGAAATTATTGGTCAATTTGGTGTCGGATTTTACTCCTCCTTTATGGTAGCAGACAAAGTAACTGTCTATACACGTGCACTTCACAGCGACGAAGGATACAAATGGGTTTCTGATGGCACTGATGGATATACGATTGAACCTTTTGACAAAAAAGAGGTTGGTACAGAAATCATCATTGAACTGAAACAAAACGAAGATGAAGAAAATTATGATGAGTACCTGGAAGAATACAAATTAAAATCAATCATAAAAAAATACTCTGACTTTATCCGTTATCCAATCAAAATGGATATCACAGAACAAAAACCGAAAGCTGATAATGAAGATGAATTAGTGGATGTGACAGAAGAACAAACGGTTAACAGCATGATTCCGATCTGGCGTAAAAACAAGCAGGAGCTGACCGATGAAGACTACGAAAGTTTCTATCAGGAAAAACATTTTGGCTTCGATCAGCCTCTAAGTCATTTGCATATTAGTGTAGACGGGATGGTTCGCTTCCAGTCGATTCTTTATATCCCGCAGCAGCCTCCGTTTAACTACTATTCGCAAGACTATGAAAAAGGTTTGGAACTGTATTCAAACGGTGTGCTTATCATGGACAAGTGTGCCGACTTATTACCAGATCACTTCAGTTTTGTCCGTGGTATTGTTGACTCTGAAGATTTATCACTAAATATTTCCAGAGAAATATTACAACAGGATCGTCAGGTAAATCTTATTGCGAAAAATTTAGAGAAAAAAATCAAGAATCATTTGCAAAGCATGCTGAAAAATGATCGAGAAAAATATGAAAGATTCTTCGATGCTTTCGGACGCCAACTTAAATATGGTGCTTATGCTGATTTCGGTGCAAATAAAGACAAGCTGAAAGACTTACTGCTCTTCTATTCTTCTACGGAAGAGAAACTAGTAACATTGAAAGAATACCGTGATCGAATGCCGGAAGATCAAGAACATATTTATTACGCGACAGGTGAATCACACGCAAGGATCGAAAAATTACCACAAACAGAAATGGTCAAAGATAAAGGCTATGAGATCCTCTATTTCACCGATGAAGTAGACGAATTCGTTATAAAGATGCTAATGAATTATGATGAAAAAGAATTCAAAAACGTATCCAGCGGTGATTTAGATTTAGAAGATGAAGAAACGAAAAAAGAAGCAGAGAAACAAAAAGAAGAACATAAAGATTTGTTATCGGAAATGAAAGAAATCCTTGGCGACAAAGTAAAAGACGTCAAGCTCTCTACCCGATTAAAATCACATCCGGTTTGTTTATCTGCTGATGGCGATGTTTCAATCGAAATGGAAAAAGTGTTAAGTCAAATGCCTGATAACCAAAACATTCAAGCATCCAAAGTATTAGAAATTAATAACAAACACGACATTTTCCAAGCGCTTGTTAATGCACACCAATCTGATAAAGATAAAGTAAAACTATATACAAATATTTTATATAACCAGGCATTACTGATTGAAGGGTTGCCAATCGAAGACCCGGTAGCACTGACAAATGATATGTGCAAAGTAATGGTCTAACAGTGAAAACAGGAGGGATACAGTTCCTCCTGTTTTTTATTGGTCTTATGGACAGTTTTTTAGCTTAATGATCAAATATGTCCGTAAGAATTGATTTCATAGCAGCAAGAGAGAATATTGAACACTTTTTAATAATATCTATAACCTTTAAGCAACTATTATTCCGATAAATGGCGTCTGACTTGGCGCATTTTCTCAAGCTTCATATCGTTGGATATAACTTTGCTTCATAACTCTCCCACTCCGAATTTTAAGGTAACTAAAAAAGTTTGATCTCTCCTTTCCAATCAAATTAAAACGTTTATAAATTAAATTTTGTGAAATATTACATTATAGACGAGGTTTATTTTATCGGATGTTATAGAGGAGGAAATCAAATTGAAACAGAATGTCGCTCAAAAATTAATTAAACAGCATCTTGTCTCCGGTGGTATGCAAGCTGGAGATGAGATAGGATTAAAAATCGATCAAACTTTAACCCAAGATGCTACCGGTACCATGGTCATGTTGGAACTAGAAGCAATGGGCATTGATCGAGTGAAAACCGAAGCATCTGCTCAATACGTAGATCATAATTTAATTCAAGAAGATTTCCGTAATGCTGATGATCACTTATTTCTACGTAGTGCTGCCAGAAAATTCGGGATCTACTATAGTAGACCTGGAAATGGTGTCAGCCATCCTGTTCATATGCAGCAATTAGCTAAGCCAGGTAAAACATTATTAGGATCTGACAGTCACACTTGTGCGAACGGTTGTATGGGTATGCTGGCAATCGGTGCTGGCGGTATTGATGTTGCAATGGCAATGGCTGGTGAACCGTATTATGTCAAAATGCCTGAAATTATGGGGGTAAAACTAACTGGTGAAATTCCAGATTGGGTAAGTGCTAAAGATGTCATTCTCGAAATGTTACGGCGCCATGATGTTAAAGGTGGTGTTGGTAAGATTATTGAATATTATGGTCCAGGTGTAAAAAACCTCTCTGCAATGGACCGACACGTTATTGCAAACATGGGTGCTGAATTAGGCGCGACTGCCACTGTTTTTCCGTCTGACAAGGAAATTAAAAAGTTTTTAAAACAGCAAGGACGTGAAGAAGACTGGGTAGAATTAAAAGCGGACCGAGGAGCAAAATATGACATAGACGAGCATATTGATTTATCCACGCTGGAACCACTGATCGCTAAACCTTCCAGTCCCGGCAATGTTGTTCCTGTATCAGAAGTAACTGGCGAAACGATTTATCAATCTTATATTGGTTCGTCTGCCAATCCAGGATACCGAGATTTTGCGATTGCCAGTGAAATAGTCAAGGGAAAACAAATTGCTCCTGGAACATCTCTCGATATTAACCCAACTTCCCGACAATTATTGGAACAGTTGGTTGAAAATGGACATATTGCAAACCTCTTATCAGCAGGATCAAGAATGCACCAGGCTGGATGTAATGGCTGTATCGGAATGGGACAAGCACCTGCAACAGGGAGAAATAGCTTACGGACAACACCACGTAATTTCCCGGGACGTTCCGGTACAAAAGAGGACAGTGTCTTTCTTTGCAGTCCTGAAACTGCTGCCGCGTCAGCATTACACGGGGAAATCACTGATCCAAGAACGTTAGAAATGGATTATCCTGCTATTAAAGAACCGAAAAAGTTTGCAACAGAAGGCATGTTGGAAGCACCTGCATGTCCAGATGAACAGGTTGAATTGGAAAAAGGGCCAAATATTACATCTATTCCAGACTTTGAACCGATCAAAGATAATTTCGACCTTCCTATCTTGTTAAAAATGAGTGATAATATCTCAACAGATGAAATTCTCGCAGGTGGGTCCAGAGTATTACCTTATCGAAGTAATATACAAAGAATCAGCACCTTTGCTTTTGAAATTGTCGATGACAATTATTATGAGAATGCGATGAAAAAGCGTGACAGCGGAGGACATATGATTACTGCCGGTGTCAATTACGGTCAAGGATCCAGTCGGGAACATGCTGCATTGGCTCCCCGCTACTTAGGATTAAAAGTCGTATTGGTAAAAGATTTTGCTAGGATACATCTGCAAAATTTAATCAATTTCGGAATACTCCCGCTAACTTTTGTAAATGAGTCAGACTTTGAGCAGATTTCTGAAAATGACATACTGGAGTTCCGGAATATTCATGAAACGATTCAAACAAACAACACGTTCACAATTCATATTAAAGGAAAAGAAAAGCCAATTGAAGTCCGCCATGACTTAACGAAACGTCATATCGATATTATTCTTCAAGGTGGTATTATCAACTGGATTAAACAAAAACAAATCTAATACAGAAAGGAAGTACAACGATGGGTTCACAACATATGAAATGCAAAGCATGCGACGGAACGGGGCTATTAATGGATGATGAAGAATGGCGTTATACGTGTTCCATATGTCATGGGGATGGCTTCATTTCACGCTATGAATCGAAAGAAAATCAAGATTTGCTCGACGTTGACTTGAATAGCCGTACATTAAAATAAGTAAAAAAGCCGGATAGCAACTATCCGGCTTTTAATTTATTGATGTAAAAACTTCACACAAACGGCTTCAGGTGCTGTTACATCTTTTTGGACAAGTGATAAGGTTCCTTTTTCACTGTCTCTTTCAAATAAAACCAATGTACCTGACTCCTGATTGGATGCAACAATAAATTGTTCAGATGGATCGAGGACAAAATCACGTGGCCAGTCCCCTTCCGTATCCGTCCATTCCACCAATTCCACCGTATAATCTTCCTTTACACGGAAAACAGTGATCGAGTTATGTCCTCTGTTTCCAACATAGACAAATCTGCCATCTTCAGAAAGGTACACAGCACTGCCTTGACTGTTTTCAGTAAAGTCAGCAGGTAATGTAGAGATATATTGAATTTCTTCAAAGGATCCCGCCTGCTCATCATATGATAATACAATTACTTCATTACTTAGCTCTGTCATGACATACGCATATTTGCCATTGGGATGAAAGGCAATATGGCGTGGGCCACTACCTGCTTTCGTTTTCAATTCTTGCACTTTTTGTAATTCTCCATTAACAGGTTGGTACGTTGTAATTGCATCAGTACCTAAATCAACCACAACCACATATTTCTCATCAGGTGTATAACCGGCATAATGCAAATGGGGTTTTTCCTGTCTTTCATGTGGTCCATCCCCTGCATGCTCCACTGCAGCAGGTGCCTGAATAGAGCCATCTTCACTGGTTAAAAAGG includes the following:
- a CDS encoding NupC/NupG family nucleoside CNT transporter, which translates into the protein MHFLWGIAGIVVILGIAFLLSSKRKAINIRTILGGLVIQIFFAFVVLKWETGQTALKWFTLRVQDIINYANEGISFLFGSLANSDEFGSIFALHVLPIIIFFSSLISVLYYLGIMQWIIKILGGGLSKLLWTSKSESMSAAANIFVGQTEAPLVVRPFLNKMTQSELFAVMTGGLASVAGSVLVGYSLLGVPLEYLLAASFMAAPAGLIMAKMMMPETEESVTTDNLEIEKDTESVNVIDAAAKGASDGLKLALNVGAMLLAFIALIALINGILGIFGDITLELILGYVFAPVAFAVGVPWNEAIMAGGFIGQKLVLNEFVAYASFAPEMANLSDKTNVVVSFALCGFANLSSMAILLGGLGGLAPKRRKDIAKLGLKAVVAGMLASLLSAAVAGMFF
- a CDS encoding aconitate hydratase; the encoded protein is MKQNVAQKLIKQHLVSGGMQAGDEIGLKIDQTLTQDATGTMVMLELEAMGIDRVKTEASAQYVDHNLIQEDFRNADDHLFLRSAARKFGIYYSRPGNGVSHPVHMQQLAKPGKTLLGSDSHTCANGCMGMLAIGAGGIDVAMAMAGEPYYVKMPEIMGVKLTGEIPDWVSAKDVILEMLRRHDVKGGVGKIIEYYGPGVKNLSAMDRHVIANMGAELGATATVFPSDKEIKKFLKQQGREEDWVELKADRGAKYDIDEHIDLSTLEPLIAKPSSPGNVVPVSEVTGETIYQSYIGSSANPGYRDFAIASEIVKGKQIAPGTSLDINPTSRQLLEQLVENGHIANLLSAGSRMHQAGCNGCIGMGQAPATGRNSLRTTPRNFPGRSGTKEDSVFLCSPETAAASALHGEITDPRTLEMDYPAIKEPKKFATEGMLEAPACPDEQVELEKGPNITSIPDFEPIKDNFDLPILLKMSDNISTDEILAGGSRVLPYRSNIQRISTFAFEIVDDNYYENAMKKRDSGGHMITAGVNYGQGSSREHAALAPRYLGLKVVLVKDFARIHLQNLINFGILPLTFVNESDFEQISENDILEFRNIHETIQTNNTFTIHIKGKEKPIEVRHDLTKRHIDIILQGGIINWIKQKQI
- the htpG gene encoding molecular chaperone HtpG, coding for MEKKQFQAESKRLLEMMVHSIYSQKEIFLRELISNASDAIDKIYYKALTDDSISFNQDDYYIRVEADKDNRTLTVTDTGIGMTKEEIEDNLGTIAKSGSLAFKKEIEMKDGQEIIGQFGVGFYSSFMVADKVTVYTRALHSDEGYKWVSDGTDGYTIEPFDKKEVGTEIIIELKQNEDEENYDEYLEEYKLKSIIKKYSDFIRYPIKMDITEQKPKADNEDELVDVTEEQTVNSMIPIWRKNKQELTDEDYESFYQEKHFGFDQPLSHLHISVDGMVRFQSILYIPQQPPFNYYSQDYEKGLELYSNGVLIMDKCADLLPDHFSFVRGIVDSEDLSLNISREILQQDRQVNLIAKNLEKKIKNHLQSMLKNDREKYERFFDAFGRQLKYGAYADFGANKDKLKDLLLFYSSTEEKLVTLKEYRDRMPEDQEHIYYATGESHARIEKLPQTEMVKDKGYEILYFTDEVDEFVIKMLMNYDEKEFKNVSSGDLDLEDEETKKEAEKQKEEHKDLLSEMKEILGDKVKDVKLSTRLKSHPVCLSADGDVSIEMEKVLSQMPDNQNIQASKVLEINNKHDIFQALVNAHQSDKDKVKLYTNILYNQALLIEGLPIEDPVALTNDMCKVMV
- a CDS encoding GntR family transcriptional regulator, with the protein product MAFDYQTPRYIHVIEQIKTKINEGELEAGERLPSEMELAKQLNVSRNTLREALRILEEENIIIRRHGIGTFINQKPAFSGGIEELFSITDFIKREGKEPGTELLFHGATEALSEDKLELQLEEDDQVYLVKRVRTADSEPLVYCIDKIPLSLVGEDYQLDEQSMLQSLQEKKDITISYAKAEIKTIGYHEEISSILHSEENQPLLILKQIHYDLNDNPILYSLNFFRSDQVSFSVFRKRLF
- a CDS encoding lactonase family protein, with translation MAQYIGYIGSYTKKESEGVYRFTLDTDQKKLVDVEPVSSLDNPTYLTISQDNQFVYAVSKEGDQGGVTAYKITDDKGTLQLLNSQATPGSAPCHVSVDSKNNLVVAANYHTKQAEAFLTSEDGSIQAPAAVEHAGDGPHERQEKPHLHYAGYTPDEKYVVVVDLGTDAITTYQPVNGELQKVQELKTKAGSGPRHIAFHPNGKYAYVMTELSNEVIVLSYDEQAGSFEEIQYISTLPADFTENSQGSAVYLSEDGRFVYVGNRGHNSITVFRVKEDYTVELVEWTDTEGDWPRDFVLDPSEQFIVASNQESGTLVLFERDSEKGTLSLVQKDVTAPEAVCVKFLHQ